One window from the genome of Flavobacterium agricola encodes:
- the mreC gene encoding rod shape-determining protein MreC: MQQIINFIYKNSNLLLFLLLLCISLGLTFQSHSYHRSKVVNSANFVTGGTYQQVSNLNEYFNLKNQNEQLVQENMYLKGILYNTSDTTLNHLDFFPQKITYTDTLYRVTSAKVINNSYNKPNNYLTINKGNKHHIEQDMGVVNSLGLVGIVEKTSTNYATVQSILNIKSEINAKVKNSNHFGSLTWNAKDVAFVQLIDVPRLAQLRKGDTIVTGGKSEIFPEDIPIGQVEKVYLDTDTNNYTIEVRLFNDMTNLGNIYILDNINKAEIKALEQETNKNE, encoded by the coding sequence ATGCAGCAAATAATAAATTTTATCTATAAAAACAGCAACTTGTTGCTGTTTTTGCTGCTTTTGTGCATTTCGTTAGGTTTAACGTTTCAGTCACATTCGTACCATCGCAGCAAGGTGGTTAATTCGGCAAATTTTGTTACAGGAGGAACTTACCAACAAGTAAGTAATTTAAATGAATATTTTAATTTAAAGAACCAAAACGAACAGTTGGTTCAGGAAAATATGTATTTAAAAGGCATCTTATACAACACAAGCGATACTACCTTAAATCACCTAGATTTTTTTCCTCAAAAAATTACATACACAGATACGTTATATCGTGTAACATCGGCCAAAGTAATTAACAATTCATACAACAAACCCAACAATTACTTAACCATAAATAAAGGAAACAAGCATCATATTGAACAAGATATGGGCGTAGTTAATAGCTTAGGATTAGTTGGAATTGTAGAAAAAACATCAACAAATTACGCTACGGTACAAAGTATTTTAAATATAAAATCTGAAATTAATGCCAAAGTTAAAAACTCTAACCATTTTGGATCTTTAACTTGGAATGCTAAAGATGTTGCTTTTGTTCAACTAATTGACGTGCCGCGTTTAGCGCAGTTACGCAAAGGAGATACAATTGTTACCGGTGGTAAATCTGAAATTTTTCCTGAAGATATTCCGATTGGACAAGTAGAAAAGGTATATTTAGATACCGACACAAACAATTATACCATAGAAGTACGTTTGTTTAATGACATGACCAACCTAGGAAATATTTATATTTTGGATAATATTAATAAGGCCGAAATTAAAGCTTTAGAACAAGAAACCAACAAAAATGAATAA
- the mrdA gene encoding penicillin-binding protein 2 gives MRKGLLPAIITLVTLVILGRLFYLQVIDDSFEKKSENNAIKIVYEYPERGYIYDRNGKLIVANQPSYDIMVIPREVKNIDTLELCHLLDITIDDFNRILNKAKVYSPRLPSIFLPQLNKVEYAAFQEKIRKFEGFYIQKRALRDYQVNAAANVFGYIAQVNDKIIKENPYYKSGDLIGMQGVEKTYEDVLRGVKGVKYRQRDKFNKDIGSYKNGIYDTTAVQGKDITISLDIDLQKYGEELMVNKRGGIVALEPSTGEILALVTAPNYDPALLVGRQRSRNYTKLWNDTIGMPLYDRGLLAEYPPGSPFKILTALIGLQENVVDERTTFMCNHGFFYGKGAFMKCHDSGAIDLHRAIYKSCNTYFANTFKLVVDKHGAKEGVNTWANHLKSFGLGQFMGYDLPAGRKGHIPTSDYYDRWYPSGGWRSTTVISNSIGQGEVLMTPIQLANMMATVANRGHYYTPHIIKKIENQEIDKKFTTKHQTTVDPIHFEPIVAGLADVYNVGTARSLKTPDIQMAGKTGTVENFTKINGKRVQLTDHSVFVAFAPVDNPKIAIAVFVENGYWGSRYAGPIATLMVEKYLRGSRDSIKRKDLEKRMLNASLQFEYDKPVSNQPFVINR, from the coding sequence ATCAGAAAAGGGCTACTTCCCGCAATTATAACCTTAGTAACCTTAGTGATTTTAGGTAGATTGTTTTATTTGCAAGTTATAGACGATTCTTTCGAGAAAAAATCAGAAAACAATGCAATAAAAATAGTTTACGAATATCCTGAGCGTGGGTACATTTATGACCGAAACGGAAAGTTGATTGTTGCCAATCAACCTTCTTATGATATTATGGTTATTCCGCGAGAAGTAAAAAATATTGATACCCTAGAACTTTGCCATTTATTAGATATTACCATTGACGATTTTAATCGCATCTTAAACAAAGCAAAAGTTTACAGCCCACGCCTACCTTCTATTTTTTTACCACAATTAAACAAAGTAGAATACGCAGCATTTCAAGAAAAAATAAGAAAGTTTGAAGGTTTTTATATTCAAAAAAGAGCTTTGCGCGATTACCAAGTAAACGCAGCAGCAAACGTTTTTGGTTATATTGCCCAAGTAAACGACAAAATAATTAAAGAAAATCCGTACTATAAAAGTGGGGATTTAATTGGAATGCAAGGTGTTGAAAAAACGTACGAAGATGTTTTACGTGGAGTAAAAGGCGTAAAATACAGACAGCGTGATAAGTTCAACAAAGATATCGGATCATACAAAAATGGTATTTACGATACCACCGCTGTACAAGGTAAAGATATTACCATAAGTTTGGACATCGATTTACAAAAATACGGTGAAGAATTAATGGTGAATAAACGTGGTGGAATTGTTGCTTTAGAACCTAGCACTGGCGAAATTTTAGCTTTAGTAACCGCACCAAACTACGATCCGGCATTATTGGTTGGTAGACAACGTTCTAGAAATTACACCAAATTATGGAACGATACCATTGGTATGCCATTATACGACCGAGGTTTGTTAGCCGAGTATCCTCCGGGATCTCCATTTAAAATTCTTACAGCATTAATCGGGTTGCAAGAAAATGTTGTGGACGAACGCACTACATTTATGTGCAACCATGGCTTTTTTTACGGTAAAGGTGCTTTTATGAAATGCCACGATTCAGGGGCTATCGATTTACATCGTGCCATTTACAAATCATGTAACACCTATTTTGCAAACACATTTAAGTTAGTTGTAGATAAACACGGCGCAAAAGAAGGCGTTAATACCTGGGCAAATCATTTAAAAAGCTTTGGTTTAGGTCAATTTATGGGATACGATTTACCTGCAGGACGAAAAGGACATATTCCAACTTCAGATTATTACGATCGTTGGTATCCAAGCGGCGGATGGCGCTCTACAACCGTAATTTCAAATTCAATTGGACAGGGAGAAGTTTTAATGACTCCAATTCAATTAGCTAACATGATGGCAACGGTTGCAAACAGAGGGCATTATTACACGCCTCATATAATTAAAAAAATCGAAAATCAAGAAATAGATAAAAAGTTTACAACCAAACATCAAACAACGGTTGATCCTATACATTTTGAACCTATTGTAGCTGGTTTAGCCGATGTATATAACGTAGGAACAGCACGTTCGTTAAAAACGCCAGACATACAAATGGCTGGTAAAACCGGAACGGTAGAAAACTTTACAAAAATTAATGGTAAACGCGTACAATTAACCGATCACTCCGTATTTGTTGCTTTTGCTCCGGTAGATAATCCTAAAATTGCAATTGCAGTTTTTGTTGAAAACGGATATTGGGGAAGCCGTTATGCAGGTCCTATTGCAACTCTAATGGTTGAAAAATACTTGCGTGGCAGCCGCGACAGCATTAAACGTAAAGATTTAGAAAAAAGAATGCTAAATGCAAGTTTACAATTTGAATATGATAAACCCGTTAGCAACCAACCTTTTGTAATTAATAGATAA
- the purH gene encoding bifunctional phosphoribosylaminoimidazolecarboxamide formyltransferase/IMP cyclohydrolase, with translation MNTTKSIKSALISVFDKEGLEPILQKLNEYGVTIYSTGGTETFIKNLGIDVVPVEEVTSYPSILGGRVKTLHPKIFGGILNRQDHEGDVAQMQEFNIPQIDLVIVDLYPFEKTVASGADEADIIEKIDIGGISLIRAAAKNFKDTVIVASVNEYATFLDMLTQNNGATTLENRKFLATKAFHTSSHYDSAIFNYFNTDANDTLKISVDQAQVLRYGENPHQKGTFFGDFDNIFTKLHGKELSYNNLLDVDAAVNLMNEFKGDNPTFAILKHNNACGVATRNTIKQAYLDALAGDPTSAFGGVLIANAVIDVPAAEEINKLFCEIVIAPGYEDAALAILQEKKNRIILVQKNIELPTTQVRTCLNGYLVQDKDLITDSRDLLKVVTEKEPTAQEIDDMLFASKISKHTKSNTIVFAKNGQLIASGTGQTSRVDALRHAVDKANSFNFDLNGAVMASDAFFPFPDCVELAKNVGITAVIQPGGSIKDELSITYCNENNLAMVLTGVRHFKH, from the coding sequence ATGAATACTACTAAATCTATTAAATCGGCTTTAATATCAGTTTTTGATAAAGAAGGTTTAGAACCAATTCTACAAAAGTTAAACGAATATGGAGTTACCATTTATTCGACAGGCGGAACAGAAACTTTTATTAAAAATTTAGGAATTGATGTTGTTCCGGTTGAAGAGGTTACCTCGTACCCGTCAATTTTAGGAGGACGCGTAAAAACTTTACACCCAAAAATTTTTGGAGGTATTTTAAACCGTCAAGATCATGAAGGTGACGTAGCACAAATGCAAGAATTTAACATTCCGCAAATTGATTTGGTGATTGTTGATTTATATCCTTTTGAAAAAACAGTTGCATCGGGTGCTGACGAAGCTGATATTATTGAAAAAATTGATATCGGTGGTATTTCATTAATTCGTGCTGCAGCTAAAAACTTTAAGGATACGGTTATTGTAGCTTCTGTAAACGAATACGCAACGTTTTTAGATATGTTAACGCAAAACAACGGTGCAACAACATTAGAAAACAGAAAGTTTTTAGCTACCAAAGCTTTTCACACATCATCACATTACGACAGTGCTATTTTTAATTATTTTAATACTGATGCAAACGATACGTTAAAAATTAGTGTTGATCAAGCGCAAGTTTTACGTTACGGAGAAAATCCACATCAAAAAGGAACTTTTTTCGGTGATTTTGATAATATTTTTACTAAATTACACGGTAAAGAGTTATCTTACAATAATTTATTAGATGTTGATGCAGCGGTAAACTTAATGAACGAGTTTAAAGGTGATAATCCAACATTTGCTATTTTAAAACATAACAATGCTTGTGGTGTAGCAACACGCAATACCATTAAACAAGCGTATTTAGATGCTTTAGCAGGTGATCCTACTTCGGCATTTGGTGGTGTTTTAATTGCTAATGCTGTAATAGATGTACCAGCTGCAGAGGAAATAAACAAACTATTTTGTGAAATTGTAATTGCACCTGGTTACGAAGATGCAGCATTAGCTATTTTACAAGAAAAGAAAAACAGAATTATTTTAGTTCAGAAAAATATTGAATTACCTACTACACAAGTGCGTACTTGTTTAAACGGGTATTTAGTTCAAGATAAAGATTTAATAACAGATAGTCGCGATTTATTAAAAGTAGTTACAGAAAAAGAACCTACTGCGCAGGAAATAGACGATATGTTGTTTGCTTCTAAAATAAGTAAACACACCAAATCTAACACCATTGTTTTTGCTAAAAACGGGCAGTTAATTGCTTCAGGAACTGGTCAAACATCACGCGTTGATGCATTAAGACACGCAGTTGACAAGGCAAATTCTTTTAACTTTGACCTTAACGGAGCGGTAATGGCAAGTGATGCTTTTTTTCCATTCCCGGATTGTGTTGAATTAGCAAAAAATGTTGGAATTACAGCAGTTATTCAACCTGGAGGTTCAATTAAAGATGAGTTAAGCATTACTTATTGTAATGAAAATAACTTAGCAATGGTTTTAACTGGAGTACGCCATTTTAAACACTAA
- a CDS encoding rod shape-determining protein MreD has product MLYPVTANRNLFLLASFFLGLTVDFFMNTGGVHASACLVLAFFRPTILKYTFGLSYEYQTVKIADKISTERLVYLLSSILLFSTVLFTLEIFNFSFIWGILIRILFSSLLTFIICVLIIYLIKPNK; this is encoded by the coding sequence TTGTTATATCCGGTAACCGCAAACAGAAATTTATTTTTGTTAGCCAGCTTTTTTTTAGGGTTAACTGTAGATTTTTTTATGAACACAGGCGGCGTTCATGCAAGCGCTTGTTTGGTATTAGCATTTTTTAGACCAACCATTTTAAAATATACCTTTGGTTTAAGTTACGAATATCAAACCGTTAAAATAGCAGATAAAATTTCTACCGAAAGATTGGTATATCTATTATCATCTATTTTGTTATTCAGTACGGTATTATTTACCTTAGAAATTTTTAACTTTAGTTTTATTTGGGGAATTTTAATTCGAATTTTATTTTCTTCCTTATTAACTTTTATCATCTGCGTATTAATCATATATCTAATTAAACCAAATAAATGA
- a CDS encoding ABC transporter permease, translating into MFLYLRLLSESFKFATNALRSNKLRTFLSLLGVTIGIFSIIAVLAAVDSLDHKIKNDLSNLDKNTIYLMKYSFGPSDIPDWKIQQFPNVTYDEFEFVRKNLRGIDKASFNMFVPSQNVKSDFGSASGVSISPCTNEYEDLDVLNIETGRFFNESESNSGAPVVVLGKTVAETLFPGVDPLGKYIRAYGKRLQVIGVLEKAGSINVGGSTDMKAILPVNFIRQIYGDNNKGATPAIIVKPVKEYDINLFQDELTQKLRTYRGLKPSDDNNFFVNVFSGFTDLIDNIVAQLNFMGWILSGFSLLVGGFGIANIMYVSVKERTNLIGIQKSLGAKSRFILYQFLFEAVILSLFGGLVGLLLVWLIAIAASSALDFEFILSLKNIIIGSSLAAVIGLISGILPAISASKLDPVEAIRSGM; encoded by the coding sequence ATGTTTTTATATTTAAGATTACTTAGCGAAAGTTTTAAGTTTGCCACCAACGCGTTGCGATCTAACAAACTGCGTACTTTTTTGTCGCTGTTGGGGGTAACCATCGGAATTTTTTCTATCATTGCCGTTTTGGCCGCTGTAGATTCGTTAGATCATAAAATAAAAAATGATTTATCAAACTTAGATAAAAACACCATTTATTTAATGAAGTACAGCTTTGGGCCGAGCGATATTCCTGATTGGAAAATTCAGCAATTTCCGAATGTTACGTACGACGAATTTGAATTTGTGCGTAAAAACTTACGCGGTATCGATAAAGCTTCGTTCAACATGTTTGTTCCTAGTCAAAATGTAAAATCAGATTTTGGTAGCGCAAGCGGTGTTAGTATTTCGCCGTGTACCAACGAATACGAAGATTTAGATGTTTTAAATATTGAAACGGGACGTTTTTTTAATGAATCTGAATCCAATTCAGGCGCTCCTGTTGTTGTTTTAGGTAAAACCGTTGCCGAAACTTTGTTTCCAGGTGTTGATCCGTTAGGTAAATACATTCGCGCTTATGGCAAACGTTTGCAAGTTATTGGCGTTTTAGAAAAAGCCGGATCTATTAACGTGGGCGGTAGTACCGATATGAAAGCTATTTTACCAGTAAATTTTATTCGACAAATTTATGGTGATAACAACAAAGGCGCAACGCCAGCTATAATTGTTAAACCCGTAAAAGAATATGACATTAATTTGTTTCAAGATGAATTAACCCAAAAACTGCGAACGTATCGTGGATTAAAACCGTCTGATGATAATAACTTTTTTGTGAATGTTTTTTCTGGATTTACCGATTTGATTGATAACATTGTAGCACAATTAAATTTTATGGGTTGGATTTTAAGCGGATTTTCTTTGCTTGTTGGTGGGTTTGGTATTGCAAACATAATGTACGTTTCGGTTAAAGAACGTACAAACTTAATAGGTATTCAAAAATCTTTAGGAGCTAAAAGTCGATTTATTTTGTATCAATTTTTATTCGAAGCTGTTATTTTATCTTTATTTGGCGGTTTGGTTGGTTTGTTATTGGTTTGGCTAATTGCTATTGCAGCATCTTCAGCTTTAGATTTTGAGTTTATTTTAAGCCTTAAAAATATTATTATAGGAAGTAGTTTAGCAGCAGTTATTGGATTGATTTCTGGAATTTTGCCTGCTATTTCGGCATCTAAATTAGATCCTGTTGAAGCAATTCGAAGCGGAATGTAA
- a CDS encoding GumC domain-containing protein: protein MIKKILYVFLLATTATFAQVNKTEVTNLSDLNLNRDTTSEKIKVDDLNKKIVSQTNAVRTAETNETNAQSTLNTRKLTTKQLKAQVKIANQSKKLANTKLKHAIKANGKENVMQESNALATATTQYNQKRAELKMAESAEKSANNVLKSAKQKTKLENSLLKQLNQQKKVADSQLKAAEKRVSTIEKHAKKVHALDKKLAKNEQKLVKEQDKLAKAAGDEAKEGKVNLSIQKLELEKAKLEQEKQQFLNKLETLQ, encoded by the coding sequence ATGATTAAAAAAATTTTATACGTATTTTTATTAGCAACAACTGCAACATTTGCACAAGTTAATAAAACCGAAGTTACCAACTTATCTGATTTAAACTTAAATAGAGATACTACGTCTGAAAAAATTAAGGTTGACGATTTAAATAAAAAAATAGTTTCGCAAACCAATGCGGTTAGAACTGCAGAAACCAATGAAACTAATGCTCAAAGTACTTTAAACACGCGTAAGCTAACAACAAAGCAATTAAAAGCACAAGTTAAAATTGCTAATCAGAGCAAAAAATTAGCCAATACAAAACTTAAACATGCTATTAAAGCAAATGGTAAAGAAAACGTGATGCAAGAATCTAATGCATTAGCTACTGCAACTACGCAATACAACCAAAAACGTGCGGAATTAAAGATGGCAGAAAGTGCAGAGAAAAGTGCAAACAATGTTTTAAAAAGTGCGAAGCAAAAAACAAAACTAGAAAATAGTTTATTAAAACAATTAAATCAGCAAAAAAAGGTGGCAGATAGCCAATTAAAAGCTGCTGAAAAACGCGTAAGCACGATTGAAAAGCACGCTAAAAAAGTGCATGCTCTTGATAAAAAGTTAGCTAAAAACGAACAAAAGTTAGTTAAGGAGCAAGATAAATTAGCTAAAGCTGCTGGAGATGAAGCTAAAGAAGGTAAAGTTAATTTAAGCATCCAAAAGCTAGAATTAGAGAAAGCAAAATTAGAACAAGAAAAACAACAGTTTTTAAATAAACTTGAAACATTACAATAA
- the accD gene encoding acetyl-CoA carboxylase, carboxyltransferase subunit beta, protein MALAWFKRTEKGIQTATEDKKDIPKGLWYKSPTGKIVDADELEKNLWVSPEDDFHVRIGSKEYFKVLFDNNEYTELNSNITSKDPLEFVDTKKYSDRVAEVTAKTKLKDAITTVVGKSKGNDLVVACMDFAFIGGSMGSVVGEKISRAIDYCIEHKTPFVLISKSGGARMMEAAFSLMQMAKTSAKLVLLAEAKIPYISLCTDPTTGGTTASYAMLGDINIAEPGALIGFAGPRIVKDTTGKELPEGFQTSEFLLEHGFLDFVTHRKDLKNKINLYIDLILNQEVR, encoded by the coding sequence ATGGCTTTAGCTTGGTTTAAAAGAACAGAAAAAGGAATACAAACTGCTACAGAAGATAAAAAAGATATTCCTAAAGGTCTATGGTACAAATCACCTACTGGAAAAATTGTTGATGCTGACGAATTAGAAAAAAATTTATGGGTTTCACCAGAAGATGATTTTCACGTTAGAATCGGTTCTAAAGAATATTTTAAAGTTTTGTTTGATAATAATGAATATACAGAACTTAACTCAAACATTACATCTAAAGATCCGTTAGAATTTGTTGATACAAAAAAATACAGCGATCGTGTGGCAGAAGTTACAGCTAAAACAAAGCTTAAAGATGCTATTACAACTGTTGTAGGTAAATCTAAAGGAAATGATTTAGTTGTTGCTTGTATGGACTTTGCTTTTATTGGTGGATCAATGGGATCAGTAGTTGGCGAAAAAATTTCGCGTGCTATTGATTATTGTATTGAGCACAAAACGCCTTTTGTTTTGATTTCTAAATCGGGTGGTGCTCGTATGATGGAAGCTGCTTTTTCTTTAATGCAAATGGCTAAAACATCGGCTAAATTAGTTTTATTAGCAGAAGCTAAAATTCCATACATTTCGTTATGTACAGATCCAACAACAGGAGGAACAACTGCATCATACGCAATGTTAGGTGATATTAATATTGCTGAACCGGGAGCTTTAATTGGTTTTGCTGGCCCACGCATTGTAAAAGATACAACAGGTAAAGAATTACCAGAAGGTTTTCAGACATCTGAGTTTTTATTAGAACACGGCTTTTTAGATTTTGTAACACACAGAAAAGATTTAAAAAACAAAATAAACTTATATATCGATTTAATTTTAAATCAAGAAGTAAGATAA
- a CDS encoding rod shape-determining protein, with protein MGFFDFMTEDIAIDLGTANTLIIHNEKVVIDSPSIVARDRVSGKIIAVGAEANQMQGKTHENIKTIRPLKDGVIADFDASEKMISLFINSIPALKKKIFTPALRMVVCIPSGITEVEMRAVKESCERVNGKEVYLIHEPMAAAVGIGVDIMQPKGNMIVDIGGGTTEIAVIALGGIVCDNSVKIAGDVFTSDIIYYMRTQHNLFVGEGTAEKIKIQVGAALEDIDSPPEDMSVQGRDLLTGKPKQVDVSYREIAKALDKSILRIEDAVMETLSRTPPELAADIYNTGIYLAGGGSMLRGLDKRISQKTDLPVYIAEDPLRAVVRGTGMTLKNINKFKSILIK; from the coding sequence ATGGGATTTTTTGATTTCATGACCGAGGATATTGCTATTGACCTTGGTACAGCGAATACATTAATAATACACAACGAAAAAGTTGTAATAGACAGCCCGTCTATCGTTGCCAGAGACCGCGTTTCTGGAAAAATTATTGCAGTTGGAGCCGAGGCAAACCAAATGCAAGGTAAAACACATGAAAACATTAAAACCATACGTCCGTTAAAAGATGGGGTAATTGCTGACTTTGATGCATCAGAGAAAATGATTAGCTTGTTTATTAACAGTATTCCTGCTTTAAAAAAGAAAATTTTCACGCCTGCTTTACGCATGGTTGTTTGTATTCCTTCAGGAATTACTGAGGTAGAAATGCGTGCCGTAAAAGAATCTTGTGAACGCGTAAACGGAAAAGAAGTTTACTTAATTCACGAACCAATGGCAGCAGCAGTTGGTATTGGTGTAGATATTATGCAACCTAAAGGAAACATGATTGTTGACATAGGCGGTGGTACAACTGAAATTGCAGTAATTGCTTTAGGTGGTATTGTTTGTGATAACTCGGTAAAAATTGCCGGTGACGTATTTACAAGCGATATTATTTACTACATGCGTACGCAACATAACCTATTTGTAGGAGAAGGAACAGCAGAAAAAATTAAAATTCAGGTTGGAGCAGCTTTAGAAGATATTGACTCTCCGCCAGAAGATATGTCAGTACAAGGGCGTGACTTGTTAACCGGAAAACCAAAACAAGTTGACGTTTCTTACCGTGAAATTGCAAAAGCATTAGATAAATCTATTTTACGTATTGAAGATGCAGTTATGGAAACTTTATCTAGAACTCCGCCAGAATTAGCTGCCGATATTTACAACACTGGTATTTACTTAGCAGGTGGTGGATCTATGTTACGCGGCTTAGACAAACGTATTTCTCAAAAAACAGATTTACCTGTATATATTGCAGAAGATCCGTTACGTGCGGTTGTACGCGGAACTGGAATGACATTAAAAAACATTAATAAGTTCAAAAGCATTTTAATCAAATAG
- the rodA gene encoding rod shape-determining protein RodA — protein MKNQGVVNNLDWLSVLLYIILVIMGWMNIYSSSLPLDPTPVFDMSQTYGKQLFFIILAVPLIVVILTIDAKFYEKYSSIFYIVGILSLMGLFVFGKTIKGQTNWYQFGSFSIQPSEFVKISTALFLAKIVSDSQINLSNFKSQVITLGIIFIPVVLILLQPDAGSAMLFFSLVLVLNREGLPSWYLWTGFIAILLFFLALIIQPYFLAAVILAVVLLHYFLNKSISRNPIVYGLLYLVIVGFTLSVDYIYNNILEPHQKDRIGILIGEEVDLQREGYNLNQSMIAIGSGSWFGKGYLEGTQTKGGFVPEQHTDYIFTTVGEEWGFVGTTVVIITFVSLFFRLIYLAEKQKTQFSRVYGYCVVTFLFVHFFVNIAMLINLFPTIGVPLPFFSYGGSSLWAFTILLFVFLKLDANKINEW, from the coding sequence ATGAAAAACCAAGGCGTAGTAAATAATTTAGATTGGCTTTCTGTATTGCTATACATAATTTTAGTGATTATGGGATGGATGAATATTTATTCATCTTCTTTGCCGCTAGATCCTACACCGGTTTTTGATATGTCACAAACCTATGGCAAACAGCTTTTTTTCATCATTTTAGCTGTTCCGTTAATTGTGGTCATTTTAACTATTGATGCTAAGTTTTACGAAAAATATTCCAGCATTTTTTATATCGTTGGTATTTTATCGCTTATGGGATTGTTTGTATTCGGAAAAACCATTAAAGGGCAAACCAATTGGTACCAATTTGGTAGTTTTTCTATACAACCCTCAGAATTTGTTAAAATATCAACAGCTTTATTTTTAGCTAAAATTGTAAGCGACAGCCAAATAAACCTGAGTAATTTTAAATCTCAGGTAATCACATTGGGTATTATATTTATTCCGGTAGTACTTATTTTACTTCAACCAGACGCCGGATCGGCCATGCTGTTTTTCTCTTTGGTATTAGTTTTAAATCGTGAAGGACTACCATCATGGTATTTATGGACCGGATTTATAGCCATTTTATTATTCTTTTTAGCATTAATAATTCAGCCGTACTTTTTAGCTGCGGTAATATTAGCTGTTGTATTATTACATTATTTCTTGAACAAAAGCATTTCTAGAAATCCTATTGTTTACGGATTGCTTTACCTTGTTATTGTTGGCTTTACGCTTTCGGTAGATTATATCTATAACAATATATTAGAACCACACCAAAAAGACAGAATTGGAATTTTAATTGGTGAAGAAGTAGATTTACAGCGTGAAGGTTACAACTTAAATCAATCCATGATTGCAATTGGTTCTGGATCTTGGTTCGGAAAAGGCTATTTAGAAGGTACACAAACCAAAGGCGGTTTTGTACCCGAACAACACACCGATTATATTTTTACCACTGTTGGTGAAGAATGGGGATTTGTAGGTACAACCGTTGTAATTATTACTTTTGTTTCGCTATTTTTTAGATTAATATATTTAGCCGAAAAGCAAAAAACACAATTTAGCCGGGTATATGGTTATTGCGTTGTAACCTTTCTATTTGTTCACTTTTTTGTAAACATAGCCATGTTAATTAACCTGTTTCCAACCATTGGAGTACCGTTGCCGTTTTTCTCATATGGTGGATCAAGTTTATGGGCTTTTACTATTTTGCTATTTGTATTTTTAAAATTAGATGCAAATAAAATAAACGAATGGTAA
- a CDS encoding DNA/RNA non-specific endonuclease: MPKIILVLSFFTLFIFSSCRKDTQNANENAFLVDERSDFIDENNSFDAVLPTEAVSFPVFTPSSTTGVVIARETFTFSYNEDHEQAEWVAYYLTRKDIQPKKYKRPYFNQDPLVKTKSADWKNYKNVIYNRGHLLPAADRRASFEDYQETFYTSNISPQLPEFNAGVWNDLEQKVRNWASKYDSLYVVTGGVLSDNLPHIGYEKVSVPNYFYKVVATKDASKMIAFLVPHQAQNKKQLKEFVVAVDSIEKLTGIDFFEQLPINFQAEKESQTNYNEW, from the coding sequence ATGCCTAAAATTATTTTAGTACTAAGTTTTTTTACTTTATTTATTTTTTCAAGTTGTCGCAAAGATACGCAAAATGCAAATGAAAATGCATTTTTGGTAGATGAGCGTTCTGATTTTATCGATGAAAACAACTCGTTTGATGCTGTTTTACCTACTGAAGCAGTTTCTTTCCCGGTTTTTACGCCAAGTTCTACAACCGGTGTAGTAATAGCTCGAGAAACTTTTACATTTTCATACAACGAAGATCATGAACAAGCAGAATGGGTTGCTTATTATTTAACACGTAAAGATATTCAACCTAAAAAATATAAACGTCCGTATTTTAATCAAGATCCGTTGGTTAAAACAAAATCTGCTGATTGGAAAAATTATAAAAACGTGATTTACAATCGTGGTCATTTATTGCCTGCAGCTGATAGAAGAGCGAGTTTTGAAGATTATCAAGAAACGTTTTATACCTCTAACATTTCGCCACAATTGCCCGAATTTAATGCTGGCGTTTGGAATGATTTAGAACAAAAAGTTAGAAACTGGGCTTCTAAATACGATAGCTTGTATGTAGTTACCGGCGGAGTTTTATCAGACAATTTGCCACATATTGGTTATGAAAAAGTTTCGGTACCTAATTATTTTTATAAAGTTGTTGCTACCAAAGATGCTAGTAAAATGATTGCTTTTTTGGTTCCGCATCAAGCACAAAATAAAAAACAATTAAAAGAATTTGTTGTTGCTGTAGATTCTATTGAAAAGTTGACAGGAATTGATTTTTTTGAACAATTACCAATAAATTTTCAAGCTGAAAAAGAAAGCCAAACTAATTACAACGAATGGTAA